In a single window of the Tetrapisispora phaffii CBS 4417 chromosome 11, complete genome genome:
- the RAD52 gene encoding recombinase RAD52 (similar to Saccharomyces cerevisiae RAD52 (YML032C); ancestral locus Anc_5.575), producing MDEKKPFISMNEDIQSKLDKKLGPEYISKRIGFGATRVAYIEGWKAINLANQIFGYNGWSTEVKSVVIDFLDERQGKFSVGCTAIVRVTLANGTYREDIGYGTVENERRKAPAFERAKKSAVTDALKRSLRGFGNALGNCLYDKAFLAKIDKVKFDPPDFDEGNLFRPSDEISEISRSTTMVQDSNMVENNNSRNSNHYEQNKRRQLTKIGNESVKREESTSNLNESADKHLKATGQPYHEANAEHLNYENQNNIASNDPDSLSKDDELLDDSFMFSDEFQEEDFINGEKQSTASNGSAISNEIRKAPGVSKKSSISPGVDEPATFVTAKAATAVQDQSTITEDNVFDPKFQAQSIRHTLDQTTSAAIPVSLLKEKGMPNMRESVYEKFAPKGKQLQEVANTNMNANASANTNTVEQPETPVTTPASLNTTNISKTPSSIAPTITSPASHASVTVTPTARVNNAPAQISPNIQPGANRFAPPSTIVHPNTFNPKTIPPTAPPTARREVGRPKIIQYPRK from the coding sequence ATGGATGAGAAAAAACCTTTTATTTCGATGAATGAAGATATTCAATCGAAATTAGATAAGAAACTAGGTCCGGAATATATTTCCAAGCGTATTGGATTTGGTGCTACTAGGGTGGCTTATATTGAAGGGTGGAAAGCTATAAATCTTGcaaatcaaatttttggTTATAATGGTTGGTCTACTGAGGTTAAGTCAGTTGTAATTGATTTTCTAGATGAACGTCAAGGTAAATTTTCAGTAGGTTGCACTGCAATAGTACGAGTTACACTTGCTAATGGAACATATAGAGAAGATATCGGTTATGGGACGGTGGAAAATGAACGCAGGAAGGCACCAGCATTCGAAAGAGCAAAAAAGTCAGCCGTCACTGATGCATTAAAAAGGTCCCTTAGAGGATTTGGCAATGCTCTTGGTAACTGTTTATATGATAAGGCGTTTCTAGCTAAGATtgataaagttaaattCGATCCTCCTGATTTCGATGAAGGAAATTTATTCAGACCAAGTGATGAAATAAGTGAAATATCTAGATCAACTACAATGGTACAAGATTCAAATATGGTTGAAAACAACAATTCTCGAAACAGCAACCACTACGAACAGAACAAGAGAAGACAGTTAACAAAAATTGGGAATGAATCTGtgaaaagagaagaaagcacaagtaatttaaatgaaagTGCGGATAAACATTTGAAAGCAACTGGTCAACCATATCATGAAGCCAATGCTgaacatttaaattatgaaaatcaaaataatatagcTTCCAACGATCCTGACAGCTTAAGtaaagatgatgaattattGGACGATTCATTTATGTTTAGTGATGAGTttcaagaagaagattttATAAATGGAGAAAAACAATCCACGGCTTCAAACGGTAGCGCCATTTCAAATGAAATACGAAAAGCTCCAGGAGTTTCCAAAAAGTCTTCAATTTCACCTGGCGTCGATGAACCTGCAACATTCGTTACTGCCAAAGCAGCAACTGCAGTTCAAGATCAGTCTACTATTACTGAAGATAATGTATTTGATCCTAAATTCCAAGCACAATCTATTAGACACACTCTAGATCAGACTACATCTGCAGCCATTCCAGTTAGTCTGCTGAAAGAAAAGGGTATGCCTAACATGAGAGAATCTGTTTACGAAAAATTTGCTCCTAAAGGTAAACAATTACAAGAAGTTGCCAATACCAATATGAATGCTAACGCTAGCGCTAATACTAACACTGTCGAGCAACCAGAAACACCTGTAACCACACCAGCAAGTTTAAATACCACCAATATATCTAAAACGCCTTCATCGATCGCACCAACAATAACCTCACCCGCAAGTCATGCTTCAGTAACAGTCACTCCAACTGCTCGTGTGAATAATGCCCCAGCTCAAATTTCTCCAAATATCCAACCGGGAGCAAATAGATTTGCACCACCTTCAACAATCGTCCATCCAAATACTTTTAACCCAAAAACTATACCACCAACAGCGCCACCAACAGCAAGAAGAGAAGTCGGAAGACCAAAAATCATACAATACCCTCGCAAATGA
- the NDC1 gene encoding Ndc1p (similar to Saccharomyces cerevisiae NDC1 (YML031W); ancestral locus Anc_5.574), with the protein MPVPLSHKYKYTSLFSDICRSRFNHLVTRFIPIIGLLFTLTISILFGSGYPSYFRRIISSLLYKFPILYLLSLLLVFMRKNYLHVNYDVPSNIITSVFRRLFSIKAIAYLLSNILVIKLFAVFFQDLLSISLNHILLTIILPATYTIQHVLFDLDRLPFKFEIQHQPPSEYIYKKLKAIVIKSLILAITIMTVILFGFATLIGKWTLGFYGYVSYFVFTFVTLLYIEFINLSFTAHMIIGCIHKGKLISSLSATPVETLISGLSSNKSFTKMTAFQELCYRAISMDSSLRTPIYQARLRNNKIWPAILNECIILTKSNNTAVSQYMLTLQNSLKPASTFKQSSTRDFLTKSSNDEIFGNDKSIRSDGQFDSNGFLFNNNFEANAKISNNQGHPNRIAVRTGDILINNKRDHQTNLNSNKLFNNTHLFDEPIITHKTKFMLAVQKIWSIYSVQIKKFFTKSQENSESQTLSILETLNISKIRIAERLVPMPVTQGYCIIALMGLFIHALDEDPKGSIVSSVGDVLKLLERSVGSLGRYADWKPDYTSNLKNDTKKIKTLDNVSKLYELSINVFLEVVLKYNVLLNDVYLDKDVIILSKWVLEMCNDEI; encoded by the coding sequence ATGCCGGTGCCGTTGAGccataaatataaatacacTTCTCTATTTAGTGATATATGCAGGAGTAGATTCAACCATTTAGTGACAAGATTTATTCCCATTATTGGTTTATTGTTTACACtaacaatttcaattttgtttGGATCTGGATATCCTTCatattttagaagaatAATATCCTCGTTACTGTATAAGTTTCCAATCTTATAtctattatcattattgcTTGTATTCATGAGAAAGAATTACTTACATGTTAATTACGATGTTccttcaaatattataacCAGTGTATTTCGCAGACTGTTCTCTATTAAAGCAATAGCGTATTTACTTTCAAATATCTTGGTTATAAAGTTATTTGCAGTGTTTTTCCAAGATTTATTAAGCATTTCCCTAAATCATATTCTTTTAACTATTATATTGCCAGCTACATACACAATACAACatgttttatttgatttggATAGACTTCcattcaaatttgaaattcaaCACCAACCTCCTAgtgaatatatttacaaaaaattaaaagcaATTGTAATCAAGTCATTAATCCTTGCAATTACAATCATGACCGTCATATTATTTGGTTTCGCAACTTTAATTGGAAAATGGACATTAGGCTTTTATGGTTATGTCTCATACTTCGTTTTCACATTTGTAACTCTACTTTacattgaatttattaatttatccTTCACAGCGCATATGATTATTGGATGTATTCATAAAGGTAAATTGATATCATCATTGTCCGCAACACCAGTTGAAACATTAATAAGTGGATTAAGCTCTAATAAAAGTTTTACAAAAATGACAGCATTCCAAGAATTATGTTATAGAGCGATTTCCATGGATTCGTCTTTGCGAACCCCAATATATCAAGCACGtttaagaaataataaaatatggCCGGCTATTCTAAATGaatgtattattttaacaaaatctaataatacAGCTGTTTCCCAATATATGCTTACTTTACAGAACAGCTTAAAACCAGCATCTACATTCAAACAATCAAGCACCAGAGATTTTCTAACCAAATCCTCCAATGATGAAATTTTTGGTAATGATAAATCAATAAGATCTGATGGACAATTTGATAGCAATGGATTCttatttaataacaattttGAAGCTAATGCAAAAATATCTAACAACCAAGGACATCCAAATAGAATTGCAGTGCGAACCGGAGATATTTTGATTAACAATAAGCGTGATCATCAGACTAATTTGAATAGTAACAAACTGTTCAATAACACGCACTTATTTGATGAACCGATTATTACCCATAAAACTAAATTTATGTTGGCAGTTCAGAAAATTTGGTCAATATACAGTgttcaaattaaaaaattctttacCAAGTCTCAAGAGAATAGCGAATCTCAAACGTTATCAATACTTGAAACTTTGAATATCTCAAAAATAAGAATAGCTGAAAGATTAGTACCAATGCCAGTAACTCAAGGATATTGTATTATTGCTCTTATGGGTTTATTCATTCACGCTTTGGATGAAGATCCAAAAGGTAGCATTGTATCATCAGTTGGtgatgttttaaaattattagaaagaTCTGTCGGTTCTTTAGGGAGGTATGCTGATTGGAAACCTGACTATACTAGTAACCTCAAAAATGATACGAAGAAAATCAAAACGCTAGATAATGTATCTAAACTATATGAGCTATCTATTAATGTCTTTTTAGAGGTTGTATTAAAGTACAACGTTTTACTAAATGATGTTTACCTTGATAAAGATGTCATTATATTAAGTAAATGGGTATTGGAAATGTGTAATGACGAAATATAG
- the NHX1 gene encoding bifunctional K:H/Na:H antiporter NHX1 (similar to Saccharomyces cerevisiae NHX1 (YDR456W); ancestral locus Anc_5.573) encodes MTSRMLLSLLLQTVFSLAAKRDDPDEDELLPPDTGGIGGELDPSHGSGTDPILSDPDSSLLDPLNEEMFSSWALFILLFLLISALWSSYYLTQRRIRAVHETVLSIFYGMVVGLIIRLSPGHYIQDIVTFDSSYFFNVLLPPIILNSGYELNQADFFSNMFSILIFAIPGTFISACVLGLILYVWTAIGLDGVKISLVDALSVGATLSATDPVTILSIFNAYKVDPKLYTIIFGESLLNDAISIVMFETCQKFHGKPAKLSSLFEGIGMFMYTFSISLLIGCLIGILVALILKHTHLRRFPQIESSIILLICYESYFFSNGCHMSGIVSLLFCGITLKHYAYYNMSRRTQITIKYIFQLLARLSENFIFVYLGLELFTEVELVYKPLLIIVTAISICVARYAAIFPLSRFVNWIYSVRTRASYRSMLYPNAYPQNDASAAQEIPYNYQVMMFWAGLRGAVGVALAMGIQGDFKYPLLATVLVVVVLTVIIFGGTTASMLEVMNIKTGCVTEHDDSDDEFDIEAPRPTPPTDLGPQANFYMDDNDSNSNNDENEFTANANNENLQPDLHSTVGTPRPSIKESIGNIFRSDSQWFQTFDDHILKPVLLDNVVENQRSDNNQNQH; translated from the coding sequence atgaCCTCCCGCATGCTGCTGTCGCTCTTGTTACAGACTGTCTTCTCGCTGGCAGCTAAACGGGATGACCCCGATGAGGATGAACTACTGCCCCCAGATACCGGAGGTATTGGTGGAGAACTCGATCCTTCACATGGCTCTGGAACAGATCCGATCCTCAGTGACCCTGATTCATCATTACTGGACCCGCTAAATGAGGAAATGTTCTCCTCTTGGGCCCTTTTCATCCTACTGTTCCTGCTTATTAGTGCCCTGTGGTCTAGTTACTACTTGACCCAGAGACGTATCAGAGCTGTCCATGAGACTGTCTTGTCCATCTTCTACGGAATGGTTGTCGGTCTAATTATCAGACTCTCACCGGGACACTACATCCAAGATATCGTCACTTTCGACTCATCCTATTTCTTCAACGTGTTGCTGCCCCCAATTATCCTGAACTCAGGGTACGAACTGAACCAAGCAGATTTCTTTAGCAACATGTTTTCTATCCTGATCTTCGCGATACCTGGGACTTTCATTTCTGCGTGCGTCTTGGGACTGATCCTGTACGTTTGGACTGCCATCGGTCTTGACGGTGTTAAGATCTCTTTGGTCGATGCTTTGTCAGTGGGTGCAACTCTGTCTGCCACCGACCCGGTCACTATCCTGTCAATATTCAATGCGTATAAGGTAGACCCAAAACTGTACACAATCATTTTTGGCGAATCGCTGCTGAATGATGCCATTTCTATCGTCATGTTCGAAACCTGTCAGAAGTTTCACGGTAAGCCTGCAAAACTTTCGTCTCTATTCGAAGGTATAGGAATGTTTATGTACACCTTTAGCATCTCATTGCTTATTGGATGTCTAATAGGTATATTAGTGGCTTTGATCTTGAAACATACTCATCTAAGAAGGTTTCCACAGATCGAAAGTTCCATTATCTTACTGATCTGTTACGAATCGTATTTCTTCTCAAACGGTTGTCACATGTCCGGCATTGTCTCTTTGTTATTCTGTGGTATCACGTTGAAGCACTACGCTTACTACAATATGTCTAGAAGAACACAAATCACAATTAAATACATCTTCCAACTCTTAGCAAGACTGTCggaaaattttattttcgtCTACTTAGGCTTGGAACTGTTCACAGAGGTCGAATTGGTCTATAAACCACTTCTAATCATAGTGACCGCTATCTCGATCTGTGTCGCAAGATACGCTGCAATTTTCCCACTTTCAAGATTTGTGAATTGGATATACAGTGTTAGAACGAGGGCCTCGTATAGATCCATGTTATATCCGAATGCATACCCTCAAAATGACGCTTCTGCTGCTCAAGAAATTCCTTACAATTATCAAGTTATGATGTTCTGGGCCGGTTTACGTGGTGCTGTCGGTGTAGCGTTGGCTATGGGTATCCAAGGCGATTTCAAATATCCATTACTGGCTACTGTTTTGGTTGTTGTTGTCCTAACCGTCATCATCTTCGGTGGCACAACTGCTAGTATGCTAGAAGTGATGAATATCAAGACTGGGTGTGTTACAGAACATGATGATAGTGATGATGAATTCGATATCGAAGCTCCGAGACCAACTCCACCAACAGACCTCGGTCCACAAGCAAATTTTTATATGGACGATAATGACAGTAActcaaataatgatgaaaatgaatttacTGCAAATGccaataatgaaaatttacaaCCAGATTTACATAGTACCGTGGGTACGCCAAGACCTTCTATTAAGGAATCGATAGGAAACATATTTAGGTCAGACTCCCAATGGTTCCAGACATTTGATGACCATATTTTAAAACCTGTGCTTTTGGACAATGTGGTTGAAAATCAAAGATCAGATAATAACCAAAATCAGCATTAG
- the GUK1 gene encoding guanylate kinase (similar to Saccharomyces cerevisiae GUK1 (YDR454C); ancestral locus Anc_5.572) — MPRPIVISGPSGTGKSTLLKKLFAEFPDKFGFSVSSTTRQPRAGEIDGKDYNFSSVEQFQGMIADKKFIEWAQFSGNYYGTAIESVEKVIASGKTCILDIDMQGVKAVKASELNARFLFVAPPSVESLRDRLVGRGTETDESLTKRLAAATAELEYAESGAHDKIVVNDDLDRAYTEMKEFIFSEA; from the coding sequence ATGCCCCGTCCTATCGTTATTTCTGGTCCAAGTGGTACTGGTAAGTCCActcttttgaagaaattatttgCTGAGTTCCCAGACAAATTTGGCTTCTCTGTGTCTTCGACCACCAGACAACCTCGTGCCGGTGAAATCGATGGCAAAGATTACAATTTCAGTTCTGTCGAACAATTCCAAGGGATGATTGCGGACAAGAAGTTCATCGAATGGGCGCAATTCAGTGGAAACTACTACGGCACAGCCATTGAGTCTGTTGAAAAAGTGATCGCCAGTGGTAAGACATGTATTCTCGACATCGATATGCAGGGTGTCAAAGCTGTCAAGGCCAGCGAATTGAATGCGCGCTTCTTGTTTGTTGCTCCGCCATCTGTCGAGTCGTTGAGAGATAGACTGGTCGGCAGAGGCACCGAAACCGACGAATCGTTAACCAAACGTCTTGCGGCAGCCACTGCCGAGTTAGAATACGCTGAAAGCGGCGCCCATGACAAAATAGTTGTCAACGACGACCTTGACCGTGCCTACACGGAGATGAAAGAATTCATCTTCTCAGAGGCCTGA
- the RCF1 gene encoding respiratory supercomplex assembly factor RCF1 (similar to Saccharomyces cerevisiae YML030W; ancestral locus Anc_5.571), whose product MSLPSSFDFTSPATKDVKEMTFGEKILFKSKQQPWVPIGCLLTTGAVVMAALQMRRGNRRLAQLSFRWRVAFQAATLVTLIAGSAYYGELGELGGGGNAAVAAEERLRAKAKMREQLWVQELERREQETEQRRAKAAFFRQQALAHEQQTQQLEQEIAALESRSASSGAK is encoded by the coding sequence ATGTCCTTGCCTTCCAGCTTCGATTTCACCTCCCCCGCCACAAAAGACGTCAAAGAAATGACGTTTGGAGAGAAAATCCTTTTCAAGAGCAAACAGCAGCCGTGGGTTCCCATTGGCTGCTTGCTGACGACGGGCGCTGTCGTTATGGCGGCGCTGCAGATGCGTCGCGGCAACAGACGTCTGGCCCAGCTGAGTTTCCGCTGGAGGGTCGCGTTCCAGGCTGCAACGCTGGTGACGTTGATTGCCGGGTCGGCTTATTACGGTGAGTTAGGGGAGCTCGGCGGTGGCGGCAACGCTGCCGTTGCCGCCGAGGAGCGGTTGAGAGCGAAGGCCAAGATGCGGGAGCAACTGTGGGTCCAGGAGCTGGAACGCCGTGAGCAGGAGACGGAGCAGAGGCGTGCGAAGGCGGCATTCTTCAGGCAGCAGGCGCTGGCCCACGAGCAGCAGACACAGCAGCTGGAGCAGGAGATCGCGGCGCTGGAGTCCCGCTCGGCGTCCTCCGGCGCCAAATGA
- the TPHA0K00340 gene encoding uncharacterized protein (similar to Saccharomyces cerevisiae USA1 (YML029W); ancestral locus Anc_5.570) — translation MEFLALSAVKFVVWSSDHNLVASAFSINAHPKTTVARLLQYVHKQMECEGSPSDYMLLHEGKELSLDVLLQSVAIGTVSSFVRVAFEQRDGPEAVQHAASTVTVDFTSVSVNVIYNSFSMDKIHEFVIDDTILSKTSLRDLQQRVVANIGELEDTLNQRQSFCSKTHSHTLADCLALKWKGKQSYFLLNDNRQLTDSMSLQEALGIDFTPEDHAKFTVFIKLKHKYSPPALKSTAGKTHLHTLNFISTTHLFTDKMFITNTTTVNDVREFISCNYLEHLKTCRSEVKLIYKGRLLNSNDQNNEPTKILDALELQNNEYSAKVHVQISSSKLDLGAEFWEDMFIDPTDLSFNNSATEETSNTLSDATDPELQINNDNLVDTSVLKPTIKTQPAEDIIPSATEPLVIDESAITKSVDEYITESRGKLQSTGILYEKCVVDGQEVFIKHSKFETTTNKLVFDGEELLINEGDFFIHDGYISLSPRLIALLENKYNMEIRNESVDLKKHDNENIHLNGPIITDTTTFDDEEDEDNLFKTYTPSISTVLETLVVVLKTLYFIGMNGIAPLVFIYEFYLFLSLQVVFPIALFILFRIIWSTQEIWDLWIPYLRRHRVVTHKQQQEIQQFVRDHELETEFYLSCASNEQILEDLLVPELELQRFAMYASLNIVLNDTTVDDNSKTLRESITKMATDKHTSNALLESLFLSCISNFDPSVTDIDALELQYSVKEIIAYIGNYKNSKLLNDRLNIDGTSNVRENAPRRVPITIFVFRILINIYSALMNTDEYMNWLEAFVPYPGHDNILVQVVKNILLFFLVLIPPIKSVTDRAIEKHRENEEFIPNENIYVSSLDTVEVDSNTVATINTNEDQSSPLNDNSDQEEEQSIDVIEGINTWTEGISSGTQLNESSTVFVDNNNVDNDNL, via the coding sequence ATGGAGTTTCTGGCGCTCTCTGCTGTTAAATTTGTCGTTTGGTCGTCCGACCATAATTTGGTGGCTTCTGCTTTCAGCATCAATGCTCATCCAAAGACCACGGTCGCTAGGTTATTGCAATATGTTCACAAGCAAATGGAGTGCGAAGGGTCTCCGAGTGATTACATGTTGCTGCACGAGGGCAAGGAGCTGAGTTTAGACGTCCTTTTGCAGTCTGTGGCAATCGGAACGGTGTCCAGTTTTGTTAGGGTGGCTTTTGAACAAAGGGACGGGCCTGAAGCTGTGCAGCATGCAGCGTCGACTGTCACTGTTGACTTCACGAGCGTGTCTGTTAACGTCATCTACAACTCGTTCTCAATGGACAAAATACATGAGTTTGTGATAGATGACACTATTTTATCGAAAACCTCGCTGCGGGACTTACAACAACGTGTAGTGGCGAATATAGGCGAGTTGGAAGATACCTTGAATCAACGTCAGTCGTTCTGCAGCAAGACCCATTCTCATACGCTTGCTGATTGTTTGGCGTTGAAGTGGAAAGGCAAACAGTCATATTTTCTCTTGAATGATAATCGTCAATTAACGGATTCGATGTCCTTGCAAGAAGCCCTGGGAATAGATTTCACACCAGAAGATCATGCTAAGTTCACGGTATTCATTAAATTGAAGCATAAGTACTCGCCACCGGCATTGAAGTCGACAGCTGGGAAAACGCACTTGCATACTCTCAACTTCATTTCAACAACTCATTTGTTCACTGACAAGATGTTCATCACAAATACAACGACAGTCAATGACGTGAGGGAATTCATTAGTTGCAATTATTTGGAGCACTTAAAGACTTGTCGGTCAGAGGttaaattgatatataaaggGAGATTACTAAATAGTAACGACCAAAACAACGAACCGACGAAGATCTTGGACGCTCTGGAGCTCCAGAATAACGAATATAGTGCAAAAGTTCATGTACAAATATCATCCAGTAAATTAGATTTGGGAGCAGAATTTTGGGAAGATATGTTCATAGATCCAACAGACCTTTCGTTCAATAACTCAGCAACGGAAGAAACGAGTAATACTCTCTCTGATGCAACTGATCCCGAATTgcaaataaataatgataatctGGTTGATACAAGCGTCTTGAAACCAACCATAAAAACACAACCTGCCGAAGATATAATCCCGTCAGCAACAGAACCACTCGTAATAGATGAATCTGCCATTACAAAATCTGTAGATGAATACATCACGGAATCAAGAGGTAAACTTCAATCAACTGGGATACTTTATGAGAAATGCGTCGTTGATGGTCAAGAGGTATTCATTAAGCATAGTAAATTCGAGACTacaacaaataaattagtaTTTGATGGCGAGGAATTGCTCATCAACGAGGGagatttttttattcatgATGGTTACATTAGTTTATCGCCAAGACTAATAGCATTGttggaaaataaatataatatggAAATCCGCAACGAATCAGTAGACTTAAAAAAACACGATAATGAGAACATACATTTGAATGGACCAATTATAACAGATACAACTACttttgatgatgaagagGATGAAGATAACTTGTTTAAAACATATACGCCATCAATAAGCACCGTTCTGGAGACCTTAGTAGTAGTATTGAAAACTCTTTATTTCATCGGTATGAACGGTATTGCACCTCTAGTTTTCATTTATGAATTCTACTTGTTCTTATCTTTACAAGTTGTCTTTCCTATtgcattatttattttattcagGATCATTTGGTCTACTCAGGAAATATGGGATTTATGGATTCCTTACTTAAGAAGACACAGAGTAGTAACACATAAACAACAGCAAGAAATTCAACAATTTGTAAGAGATCATGAACTAGAAACAGAGTTCTATTTATCTTGTGCATCTAATGAGCAGATTTTAGAAGATTTACTTGTACCTGAGTTGGAACTTCAGAGATTTGCAATGTACGCCAGTTTAAACATTGTATTAAATGATACAACAGTAGATGATAATTCGAAAACTTTAAGAGAATCGATAACTAAAATGGCAACCGATAAGCATACTTCAAATGCATTATTAGAAAGTTTGTTTTTAAGTTGtatatcaaattttgatCCTAGTGTAACCGATATTGATGCTTTGGAATTACAATATTCTGTTAAGGAAATAATTGCGTATATTGGTAACTACAAAAATAgcaaattattaaatgatagACTGAATATAGATGGCACATCGAATGTTAGAGAAAATGCTCCAAGGCGTGTTCCCATAACTATATTTGTTTTCCGcatattgataaatatatatagcgCGTTGATGAATACTGATGAGTATATGAACTGGCTGGAAGCATTTGTTCCTTATCCTGGGCATGATAATATTCTAGTTCAAGTTgttaaaaacattttattatttttcctAGTGCTTATTCCACCGATTAAAAGTGTGACCGATAGAGCAATTGAAAAGCACAGAGAAAATGAGGAGTTTATCCCAAATgagaatatatatgtttcaTCACTTGATACAGTTGAAGTGGATTCCAATACTGTTGCTACTATTAACACAAATGAGGATCAATCTTCCCCTCTAAATGATAATTCTGATCAAGAAGAAGAGCAAAGTATTGATGTTATTGAGGGTATTAATACTTGGACTGAAGGCATTTCCTCTGGAACACAACTAAACGAGTCAAGCACAGTATTTgtagataataataacgtGGACAATGACAATTTATAG